From Luteococcus japonicus, one genomic window encodes:
- a CDS encoding 30S ribosomal protein bS22 has translation MGSVIKKRRKRMAKKKHRKLLKKTRIQRRRAGK, from the coding sequence GTGGGTTCTGTCATCAAGAAGCGTCGCAAGCGGATGGCCAAGAAGAAGCACCGCAAGCTGCTGAAGAAGACGCGTATCCAGCGTCGTCGCGCAGGCAAGTAA
- the proC gene encoding pyrroline-5-carboxylate reductase: MRIALVGVGKMGEAVLAGLAAVGVHQVVVVNRRAERDAELVQRYGVTAATLSEAVAGSDVVVVAVKPKDVPGMLDELSPALTQQAVVVSLAAGITLQTMQQHLPAGAAAVRAMPNTPSLVGQGMSAASPGEHVDDEQLQRVLEVLAACGKAIVVPEDQQDGVTAVSGSGPAYIFAIAEAMIEAGVQLGLPRDVATVLANQTILGAGTMLTESGTHPSILRENVTSPGGTTAQALKVLDQRAVRAAFAEAMQACHDRSAAMG, encoded by the coding sequence ATGCGGATCGCCCTGGTTGGCGTCGGCAAGATGGGGGAGGCCGTGCTTGCGGGTCTCGCAGCCGTCGGCGTCCATCAGGTGGTGGTGGTCAACCGCCGCGCCGAACGCGACGCGGAACTGGTGCAGCGCTACGGCGTGACGGCGGCCACCCTGTCCGAAGCCGTGGCCGGCAGTGACGTCGTGGTGGTTGCGGTGAAGCCGAAGGACGTCCCCGGAATGCTCGACGAGCTGTCACCCGCCCTGACCCAGCAGGCCGTGGTGGTCAGCCTGGCGGCTGGGATCACCCTGCAGACGATGCAGCAACACCTGCCCGCGGGTGCCGCCGCGGTGCGGGCAATGCCGAACACCCCGTCGCTGGTGGGCCAGGGGATGAGCGCCGCCTCCCCCGGAGAGCACGTCGACGACGAACAGTTGCAGCGGGTGCTCGAGGTGCTCGCGGCCTGTGGCAAGGCCATCGTCGTACCCGAGGACCAGCAGGATGGCGTCACCGCCGTGTCCGGTTCCGGCCCGGCCTACATCTTCGCCATCGCGGAGGCGATGATCGAGGCGGGTGTGCAGCTCGGTCTGCCTCGGGACGTGGCCACGGTGCTCGCCAACCAGACGATCCTCGGCGCGGGCACCATGCTCACCGAGTCCGGCACCCATCCCAGCATCCTGCGCGAGAACGTCACCAGCCCCGGTGGCACGACGGCTCAGGCGCTGAAGGTGCTTGACCAGCGTGCCGTGCGGGCCGCCTTCGCTGAGGCGATGCAGGCCTGTCACGATCGTTCGGCGGCCATGGGTTGA